In Desulfobacterales bacterium, a single window of DNA contains:
- the rsmG gene encoding 16S rRNA (guanine(527)-N(7))-methyltransferase RsmG, translating into MTAAEAKAKAKKILEQGLARMGISLPDPTAMERLSLYCDELLKWNRKVNLVAREATRAEILEKHFLDSLTLLPLLREEHNRRPSLLDVGSGAGFPGLVLKIAWPGLVVTLVEPRRKRAFFLRHLIRTLGLEGIKVLRVRLAEGAEPDPLAGQRFDLITSRALADLATFLALVAPYLRPAGRIIAMKGPRGTAELDSLGKNPAWPLISSRTWQLPFSKGQRLLLVFGGGNNRSSRSNV; encoded by the coding sequence ATGACTGCGGCGGAAGCAAAGGCAAAAGCGAAAAAAATCCTGGAGCAGGGGCTGGCCCGGATGGGCATCAGCCTGCCGGATCCCACCGCAATGGAGCGGTTATCGCTCTACTGTGACGAGTTGTTGAAATGGAACCGCAAGGTCAACCTGGTGGCCCGGGAGGCAACCAGGGCGGAGATCCTGGAAAAGCATTTCCTTGATTCGTTGACCCTGCTGCCGCTCCTGCGGGAGGAGCATAACCGGCGGCCGAGTCTGCTCGACGTGGGCAGCGGCGCTGGTTTCCCGGGATTGGTTCTGAAGATTGCCTGGCCCGGGCTGGTGGTTACCCTGGTGGAGCCGCGGCGCAAGCGGGCCTTTTTTCTCCGCCATCTGATCCGCACCCTGGGCCTTGAAGGGATCAAGGTCCTGCGGGTCCGGCTGGCAGAGGGAGCTGAACCGGATCCCCTGGCCGGCCAGCGGTTCGATCTGATCACCAGCCGGGCCCTTGCCGATCTCGCCACCTTTCTGGCCCTGGTTGCCCCCTATCTCCGGCCGGCCGGCCGGATTATCGCCATGAAGGGCCCGCGCGGCACGGCTGAACTCGATTCCCTGGGCAAGAACCCGGCCTGGCCCCTGATCAGCAGCCGCACCTGGCAGCTCCCCTTTTCCAAGGGGCAGCGGTTGTTGCTGGTTTTCGGAGGGGGTAATAACCGTTCAAGCCGTTCGAACGTTTAA
- the thiC gene encoding phosphomethylpyrimidine synthase ThiC has protein sequence MSIREDAVNQEQTPLFTSCAEHEGIDPQTLMAGVAAGTIAIPRNKHHNFEKIMAIGKGLATKINANIGSSKDFPELEREMQKLCVAVKAGADTLMDLSMGGDLDAVRRGILANCPVPLGTVPIYQAVAETVEEQKKQIADVRVDHIFKTIEKQAIDGVDFMTIHCGITRNTLERFKSQKRLLGVVSRGGSFTIDWMTRNNKENPLFEQFDDLLAILKEHEVTLSLGDGIRPGCLADATDRNQIQELIHLGELTERAWDAGVQVIIEGPGHMPMDQIEANVLLQKKLCKNAPFYVLGPLVTDIAPGYDHITGAIGGAIAAAAGADYLCYVTPAEHLKLPNPDDVREGVIASRIAAHAADIVKGVAGALDRDIAMAKKRNNLDWKGQIELSLDPEKAARFRHEGGSDKGPTCSMCGSYCAIQVFKTSQKRTKK, from the coding sequence ATGAGCATACGTGAAGATGCCGTAAACCAGGAACAGACCCCCCTTTTCACCTCCTGCGCCGAACATGAGGGGATCGATCCCCAGACCCTGATGGCCGGGGTGGCAGCCGGCACCATCGCCATTCCCAGAAACAAACACCATAACTTTGAAAAGATCATGGCCATCGGCAAGGGGCTGGCCACCAAGATCAACGCCAATATCGGCTCGTCCAAGGATTTTCCCGAGCTGGAGCGGGAGATGCAGAAACTATGCGTTGCGGTCAAGGCGGGCGCCGATACCCTGATGGATCTGAGCATGGGCGGCGACCTGGACGCGGTGCGCCGGGGGATCCTGGCCAACTGTCCGGTGCCCCTGGGCACGGTGCCCATCTACCAGGCGGTTGCCGAGACCGTGGAAGAGCAGAAAAAACAGATCGCCGACGTCAGGGTGGACCACATCTTCAAGACCATTGAGAAACAGGCCATCGACGGGGTGGACTTCATGACCATCCACTGCGGGATCACCCGCAACACCCTGGAGCGGTTCAAGAGCCAGAAACGGCTGCTGGGCGTGGTCAGCCGCGGCGGATCGTTTACCATTGACTGGATGACCAGGAACAACAAGGAGAACCCGCTGTTCGAGCAGTTCGACGACCTGCTCGCCATCCTCAAGGAACATGAGGTGACCCTGAGCCTGGGCGACGGCATCCGGCCCGGCTGCCTGGCCGATGCCACCGACCGCAACCAGATCCAGGAGTTGATCCACCTGGGCGAGTTGACCGAACGGGCGTGGGACGCCGGGGTTCAGGTGATCATCGAGGGGCCCGGCCACATGCCGATGGACCAGATCGAGGCCAATGTCCTGCTCCAGAAAAAGCTCTGCAAGAACGCCCCGTTCTATGTGCTCGGCCCGCTGGTCACCGACATCGCCCCGGGCTACGATCATATCACCGGCGCCATCGGCGGCGCCATTGCCGCGGCGGCCGGGGCTGACTACCTCTGCTACGTCACCCCGGCCGAGCACCTCAAGCTGCCCAATCCCGACGATGTGCGCGAGGGGGTGATCGCCTCCAGGATCGCCGCCCATGCGGCTGATATCGTCAAGGGGGTGGCCGGCGCCCTTGACCGGGACATCGCCATGGCCAAAAAACGCAACAACCTTGACTGGAAGGGCCAGATCGAGCTGTCCCTTGATCCGGAAAAGGCGGCCCGCTTCCGCCACGAGGGTGGTTCCGACAAAGGGCCCACCTGTAGTATGTGCGGCTCCTACTGCGCCATCCAGGTATTCAAGACATCCCAGAAACGGACCAAAAAATAA
- a CDS encoding NAD+ synthase, producing MKIGLAQINPVIGDFAHNRARIVHWAERARDQGCELVVFPELALCGYPPQDLLERASFLVDHDRALGRLMRDISGIGVLCGILERHADGSGKPLHNSAVLFEEGEILFTARKQLLPVYDVFDESRYFSPGTVNTVCHYKGLFLGVTICEDVWNDKDIFNRRLYELDPVAELAGAEPGLNCLINLSASPFHLGKNALKDEIFGRLCQRYNLPLLYVNQVGGQDDLLFDGRSRVLDPAGRVIVRAARFQEDLVVVNSDAWSGSQPLAAASTDNNGDEVAAVFEALVMGVRDYVGKCGFSSVVLGLSGGIDSALTCVIACAALGAENVLGVALPSPYTSRESIEDARALAANLGCNFELVRISPVFSVMRQTLAPLFAGRAPDVTEQNLQARIRGNLLMALSNKFGHLLLSTGNKSEMAVGYCTLYGDMSGGLAVIGDVPKLLVYQLAGYVNRDQELIPGRTITKPPSAELAPNQRDEDDLPPYAVLDPILAAYLEQDRSVDEIVALGFDRATVADVVRRIRINEYKRKQAPPVLKVTTKAFGQGRRYPTAQNYLEGA from the coding sequence GTGAAAATAGGCCTGGCACAAATCAACCCGGTGATCGGCGATTTTGCCCATAACCGGGCCCGGATCGTTCATTGGGCCGAAAGGGCCCGGGACCAGGGCTGCGAACTGGTGGTCTTCCCGGAGTTGGCCCTGTGCGGCTATCCGCCCCAGGATCTGCTGGAGCGCGCCTCGTTTCTGGTTGACCATGACCGGGCCCTTGGCCGGCTGATGAGAGATATATCCGGGATCGGGGTACTCTGCGGGATTCTGGAGCGTCATGCCGACGGCTCGGGCAAACCGCTGCACAACAGCGCCGTGCTTTTTGAAGAGGGCGAGATCCTGTTCACGGCCCGCAAACAGCTGCTGCCGGTCTACGACGTGTTTGACGAGAGCCGCTACTTCAGTCCCGGCACGGTCAACACCGTCTGTCATTACAAGGGGCTCTTCCTGGGAGTGACCATCTGCGAGGATGTCTGGAACGACAAGGATATCTTTAACCGCAGGCTGTATGAACTGGACCCGGTGGCTGAACTGGCCGGCGCGGAACCCGGGCTCAACTGTCTGATCAACCTCTCGGCCTCGCCTTTTCACCTGGGCAAGAACGCCTTGAAAGACGAGATATTCGGCAGGCTCTGCCAGAGGTATAACCTGCCCCTGCTCTATGTCAACCAGGTCGGCGGCCAGGACGACCTGCTCTTTGACGGCCGGAGCAGGGTCCTGGATCCGGCCGGCCGGGTCATCGTCCGGGCGGCCCGGTTCCAGGAAGACCTGGTGGTGGTGAACAGTGATGCCTGGTCCGGGTCGCAACCACTGGCCGCGGCATCAACGGACAACAACGGCGACGAGGTGGCGGCGGTGTTCGAGGCCCTGGTCATGGGGGTGCGGGACTATGTGGGCAAATGCGGTTTTTCCTCGGTGGTGCTGGGATTGAGCGGCGGCATTGATTCGGCCCTGACCTGTGTTATTGCCTGCGCGGCCCTGGGTGCGGAAAACGTGCTCGGCGTGGCCCTGCCGTCGCCCTATACCTCCAGGGAATCCATTGAGGATGCCCGGGCACTGGCCGCCAACCTGGGCTGTAACTTTGAGCTGGTTCGGATCTCCCCGGTTTTTTCCGTGATGCGGCAGACCCTGGCGCCGCTCTTTGCCGGCCGGGCCCCGGATGTCACCGAGCAGAACCTCCAGGCCCGGATCCGCGGCAACCTGTTGATGGCGCTGTCCAACAAGTTCGGCCACCTCCTGCTCTCCACCGGCAACAAGTCGGAGATGGCAGTGGGCTACTGCACCCTGTACGGTGACATGAGCGGCGGCCTGGCGGTGATCGGTGATGTGCCCAAGTTGCTGGTCTACCAACTGGCCGGTTATGTGAACCGCGACCAGGAGTTGATCCCGGGCCGGACCATAACGAAACCTCCCTCGGCCGAACTGGCCCCGAACCAGCGCGATGAGGACGATCTGCCGCCCTATGCGGTGCTTGATCCCATCCTGGCCGCCTATCTGGAGCAGGATCGTTCGGTGGACGAGATCGTGGCCCTGGGCTTTGACCGGGCCACGGTGGCCGATGTGGTGCGCAGGATCCGGATCAACGAGTACAAACGCAAACAGGCCCCGCCGGTGTTAAAGGTGACCACCAAGGCCTTTGGCCAGGGACGGCGCTATCCCACGGCCCAGAATTATTTAGAAGGCGCGTGA
- the hisD gene encoding histidinol dehydrogenase, with protein MITPVAVNSEAGQELLARLVGRFRLADDGCQQAVNEIIRAIRTNGDQALLAYIRRFDAPEMQLAGLRVTPEELDQADKLVSDRLRSTIRLAIERIRTFHQREMEESWTIERADGAVTGRLVRAVDSAGLYVPGGQGGKTPLVSSVLMNGIPAGIAGVARRVMVTPPDRNGRINPALLVAAREIGISEIYKMGSAWAVAALAYGTGTVAGVDVIVGPGNQYVTEAKRQVAGMVRIDMIAGPSEVLIVADETADPAFIAADMLAQAEHDPQALAMLITIAPSLGARVAAALAEQLPRLGRQEIARASLAARGAILEADDLDQALELANRLAAEHLEIMVADPWACVDRIRHAGAIFLGNYSPEAVGDYLAGPNHVLPTMGTARYSSALGVETFLKKSSIIAYNQAAFRADAAAIQELAELEGLSGHAGSVAIRLGNKS; from the coding sequence ATGATTACCCCGGTTGCCGTTAACTCCGAAGCAGGACAAGAGTTGCTCGCCCGTCTTGTTGGCCGGTTCCGTCTGGCCGACGATGGCTGCCAACAGGCGGTGAATGAGATTATCCGGGCGATCCGTACCAATGGCGACCAGGCCCTGCTGGCCTATATCCGCCGGTTCGACGCCCCGGAGATGCAGTTGGCCGGACTCAGGGTCACCCCGGAGGAACTGGACCAGGCCGATAAACTGGTGTCCGACCGGTTGCGCAGTACCATAAGGCTTGCCATTGAGCGGATTCGGACCTTCCACCAGCGGGAGATGGAGGAGTCCTGGACCATTGAGCGGGCCGACGGCGCGGTGACCGGCCGCCTGGTCCGGGCGGTGGATTCGGCCGGGCTCTATGTGCCCGGCGGCCAGGGCGGCAAGACCCCCCTGGTCTCATCGGTGTTGATGAACGGGATCCCGGCCGGGATCGCCGGGGTGGCGCGCCGGGTGATGGTCACCCCGCCGGACCGGAACGGCCGGATCAATCCGGCCCTGCTGGTGGCGGCCCGGGAAATAGGGATCAGCGAGATCTACAAGATGGGCAGCGCCTGGGCCGTTGCCGCCCTGGCATACGGCACCGGGACCGTGGCCGGGGTGGATGTGATCGTCGGGCCCGGCAACCAATATGTGACCGAGGCCAAGCGCCAGGTGGCCGGCATGGTCCGGATCGATATGATCGCCGGGCCCAGCGAGGTGCTGATCGTGGCCGATGAAACCGCTGATCCGGCCTTTATTGCCGCGGATATGCTGGCCCAGGCCGAACATGATCCCCAGGCCCTGGCCATGCTGATCACCATTGCGCCATCCCTGGGAGCCCGGGTGGCGGCGGCCCTGGCGGAACAACTCCCCCGGCTCGGCCGGCAGGAGATCGCCCGGGCCTCGCTGGCGGCCCGGGGCGCGATCCTGGAGGCCGACGATCTTGACCAGGCCCTGGAACTGGCCAACCGGCTGGCTGCCGAACATCTGGAGATCATGGTTGCCGACCCCTGGGCCTGCGTCGACCGGATCCGCCATGCCGGGGCCATCTTCCTGGGCAATTATTCGCCCGAAGCGGTGGGCGATTACCTGGCCGGTCCCAACCATGTCCTGCCGACCATGGGCACGGCCCGCTACTCATCGGCCCTGGGGGTGGAGACCTTTTTGAAGAAGAGCAGCATCATCGCCTATAACCAGGCGGCCTTTCGTGCCGACGCAGCAGCGATCCAGGAACTGGCCGAACTGGAGGGGTTGAGCGGTCATGCCGGCTCGGTGGCGATCCGGCTTGGGAACAAGTCCTGA
- a CDS encoding glucose-6-phosphate isomerase — protein sequence MVMAQWKNFDRLPAHQVLQRLATRPYDLTRPGAITEKRLAASVCRGAGIELHYGMQRLDREVLAGLQQLAEQSGAVARFLEMKKGAVVNRIEGYASEERQVLHTACRDLFSDPPLAPAASGRARQELAKLKIFLAELDSAELTNSQGQPFTDLVQIGIGGSDLGPRALALALAAYQLPGRRVHFIANVDPDDAASLLKGLDLSRTLVNVVSKSGSTLETLTNEELARTAFSRAGLDPGRHFVAVTGQDSPMDNPERYLRSFYIFDSIGGRYSATSMVGAVALGFQLGYEGFAQILRGAHAMDLVAEEENILNNPPLLLALIGIWNRNFLGHDTVAVLPYSQALIRFAAHLQQCDMESNGKSVTRQGEPVSHHTGPILWGEPGTNGQHAFYQLLHQGTTVVPVEFIGFRRSQYQEDLLVRSTTSQEKLLANLLAQSLALAIGQASDNPNQVFAGNRPNSVLWADRLTPYSMGALLALYEAKIVFQGFIWNINSFDQEGVQLGKVLANRLLDHFAGRRESRPTDPAQDPLDLALLRNAGLLADKQEKH from the coding sequence ATGGTTATGGCCCAGTGGAAGAATTTTGATCGTCTGCCGGCCCATCAGGTTTTGCAGCGCTTGGCGACCCGGCCCTATGACCTGACCCGGCCCGGGGCGATCACTGAAAAACGGCTGGCCGCCTCTGTCTGCCGCGGGGCTGGTATCGAACTCCATTACGGGATGCAGCGGCTGGACCGGGAGGTGCTGGCCGGGCTGCAACAGCTGGCCGAACAAAGCGGGGCGGTTGCCCGCTTCCTGGAGATGAAAAAGGGGGCGGTGGTCAACCGGATCGAGGGGTATGCCAGTGAAGAGCGGCAGGTACTCCATACCGCCTGCCGCGACCTGTTCAGCGACCCGCCCCTGGCCCCGGCGGCCAGCGGCCGGGCCCGGCAGGAACTGGCCAAGCTGAAAATCTTCCTGGCTGAGCTTGATTCCGCCGAGCTGACCAATTCCCAGGGCCAACCCTTTACCGATCTGGTCCAGATAGGTATCGGCGGCTCGGACCTGGGGCCGCGGGCCCTGGCCCTGGCGCTCGCCGCCTATCAACTGCCCGGCCGGCGGGTCCATTTTATCGCCAATGTTGATCCCGACGATGCGGCCTCGCTGCTCAAAGGGCTGGACCTGTCCCGCACCCTGGTCAACGTGGTTTCCAAGAGCGGTTCCACCCTGGAGACCCTGACCAACGAAGAGCTGGCGCGGACCGCATTCAGCCGGGCCGGCCTGGACCCGGGCCGACATTTTGTCGCGGTCACCGGCCAGGACAGCCCCATGGATAACCCGGAGCGCTATCTCCGCTCCTTTTATATATTTGATTCCATTGGCGGCCGCTACAGCGCCACCTCCATGGTCGGCGCGGTGGCGCTCGGTTTCCAGCTGGGCTACGAGGGCTTTGCGCAGATCCTCCGGGGGGCCCATGCCATGGATCTGGTCGCGGAAGAGGAGAATATTCTCAATAACCCGCCCCTGCTCCTGGCGCTGATCGGCATCTGGAACCGCAACTTCCTGGGCCATGACACCGTGGCGGTGCTTCCCTACAGCCAGGCCCTGATCCGCTTTGCCGCCCACCTCCAGCAATGCGATATGGAGAGTAACGGCAAGTCGGTGACCCGGCAGGGCGAGCCGGTCTCCCATCATACCGGGCCGATTCTCTGGGGCGAGCCCGGCACCAACGGCCAGCATGCCTTTTACCAACTGCTCCACCAGGGTACCACCGTGGTGCCGGTGGAGTTCATCGGGTTCCGCCGGAGCCAGTACCAGGAGGATCTGCTGGTCCGCTCCACCACCTCCCAGGAGAAGCTGCTCGCCAATCTCCTGGCCCAGTCCCTGGCCCTGGCCATTGGGCAGGCCAGCGACAACCCCAACCAGGTCTTTGCCGGCAATCGGCCCAACAGCGTCCTGTGGGCCGACCGGCTGACCCCCTACAGCATGGGGGCCCTGCTCGCCCTGTACGAGGCCAAGATTGTGTTCCAGGGGTTTATCTGGAACATCAATTCCTTTGACCAGGAAGGGGTGCAACTGGGCAAGGTGCTGGCCAACCGGCTGCTCGATCATTTTGCCGGGAGGCGCGAGAGCCGGCCCACTGATCCGGCCCAGGACCCCCTGGATCTGGCCCTGCTCCGGAATGCCGGCCTGCTGGCCGACAAGCAAGAGAAGCACTGA